A genomic window from Sulfurospirillum multivorans DSM 12446 includes:
- a CDS encoding efflux RND transporter permease subunit yields the protein MFSKFFINRPIFATVLSIVVIIAGLMGIRGLPIEEYPEVTPPQVSVEASYAGASAETISKTVAAPLEQQINGVEDMIYMSSTASSTGTLTINVYFKIGTDPDQATINVNNRVQAVLNKLPSEVQTQGVTVTKQSSTILQVVSLISPNNSYDEIYMANYALINIIDELKRVEGVGNASLFGNQDYSMRVWMKPDQLAKYNLTSSDVINAISEENSQFATGRFNQSPTKNSQAYTYTVTAQGRFDKIEEFENIILKSNKDGSTLRLKDVARLELGAESYDVTSTLNGQTMVPIGIYLQSGANALDTAKKVKATMDRVQKSFPENMVYGIPYDTTTFIQISVNEVIKTFIEALLLVIAIVYLFLQNIRATIIPVLAIPVSIVGTFAGMYALGYSINLLTLFGLVLAIGIVVDDAIIVIENVERILHSDEDISVKDATIKAMQEVTGPVVAIVLVLCAVFIPVSFMGGFTGQMYQQFAITIVISVIISGMVALTLTPALCAIFLSKKEPKPFWFVRKFNEFFDASTNWFTNGVSLVVRHSIISLIVFAALMGVTYELFQKVPTALVPMEDKGYLISVTALPPAASLNRTQAVSAEISNITKNMPSIDYTLAITGYDLLSGAAKTNSATNFLILKDWSDRKAPDQHSEALSGALNGAFFGISDATAFALSPPPIMGLSISGGFEMYLQDRTGGSLQDLSNIANKIVEKASQRPELMMVRNSLNMNIPQYKVTLDREKAKAMGVSVSDAFKTLQSTFGSYYVNDFNLFGRTYQVNVQSETDFREKPEDMKNVFVKSSSGKLIPLSSLISYERSVGPDVLERFNVFTAAKIEGEPKPGYTSGDALRAIEEVVKEVAPEGYATGWAGTSFQEKEMSGSGAQAFIFGIVFIFLILAAQYERWLMPLAVVTAVPFGVFGAIVAVYLRGLSNDIYFQIGLLVLIALSAKNAILIVEFAMQAQERGKSIFDATLEAARLRFRPIVMTSLAFTIGVIPLAISSGAGAGSRHAIGTGVIGGMIAATTIAIFFIPLFYNLLAQLNAKFRKKGEHHDA from the coding sequence ATGTTTTCTAAATTTTTTATCAACAGACCTATTTTTGCAACCGTTCTTTCGATTGTTGTGATTATTGCGGGTTTGATGGGAATACGCGGCTTGCCGATTGAAGAGTACCCCGAAGTCACGCCTCCTCAAGTCAGTGTGGAAGCGAGCTATGCGGGTGCAAGTGCTGAAACCATCTCTAAAACAGTCGCTGCACCCCTAGAGCAACAGATCAACGGTGTTGAAGATATGATCTATATGTCTTCAACTGCATCTTCAACAGGAACTTTGACGATTAATGTCTATTTTAAAATTGGAACAGATCCTGATCAAGCGACGATAAACGTCAACAACCGTGTTCAAGCCGTTCTCAATAAACTTCCAAGTGAAGTACAAACGCAAGGTGTCACGGTTACTAAACAGTCTTCAACGATTTTACAAGTGGTTTCACTTATCTCTCCGAATAACAGCTATGATGAAATTTATATGGCGAACTATGCGCTGATTAATATTATCGATGAACTTAAACGTGTTGAAGGTGTGGGTAATGCCTCGTTGTTTGGCAATCAAGACTACTCGATGCGTGTTTGGATGAAGCCCGATCAGCTCGCAAAGTATAACTTGACTTCTTCCGATGTCATCAATGCCATTTCAGAAGAGAATTCACAGTTTGCAACGGGTCGTTTCAATCAATCGCCTACCAAAAACTCTCAAGCCTACACCTATACGGTCACAGCGCAAGGGCGGTTTGATAAAATCGAAGAGTTTGAAAACATCATCCTAAAATCGAACAAAGATGGCTCAACGTTACGTCTTAAAGATGTAGCGCGTTTGGAACTAGGCGCTGAGTCGTATGATGTCACATCAACACTCAATGGGCAAACGATGGTTCCGATTGGTATTTATTTGCAATCAGGGGCTAATGCGCTTGATACCGCGAAGAAAGTTAAAGCAACCATGGATCGTGTGCAAAAGTCATTTCCTGAAAATATGGTCTATGGCATTCCTTACGATACCACAACGTTTATCCAAATCTCTGTCAATGAAGTGATCAAAACCTTTATTGAAGCATTGCTTTTGGTTATTGCGATTGTCTATCTTTTCTTGCAAAATATTCGTGCGACGATTATTCCTGTGCTTGCGATTCCTGTTTCCATCGTCGGAACGTTTGCAGGGATGTATGCCCTTGGGTATTCCATTAACCTTTTAACGCTTTTTGGACTTGTACTTGCCATTGGTATCGTTGTGGATGACGCCATTATCGTTATTGAAAACGTTGAACGTATCTTGCACTCTGATGAAGATATTTCGGTTAAAGATGCGACCATTAAAGCGATGCAAGAAGTAACAGGTCCTGTTGTTGCTATCGTGCTTGTACTCTGCGCGGTTTTTATTCCCGTTTCATTTATGGGTGGCTTTACCGGGCAGATGTACCAACAGTTCGCGATTACCATCGTTATCTCCGTGATTATCTCGGGTATGGTGGCGTTAACGCTGACGCCTGCGCTGTGTGCGATTTTTCTCAGTAAAAAAGAGCCAAAACCGTTTTGGTTTGTGCGAAAATTTAATGAGTTTTTTGATGCCTCAACCAACTGGTTTACCAATGGTGTAAGCTTGGTAGTGCGTCATAGTATCATTAGTCTTATTGTTTTTGCAGCACTCATGGGCGTCACGTATGAGCTTTTCCAAAAAGTACCTACGGCACTTGTGCCTATGGAAGATAAAGGGTACTTGATCTCTGTAACAGCGTTACCACCTGCTGCTTCACTGAACCGTACGCAAGCCGTGAGTGCTGAGATCAGTAACATTACAAAAAACATGCCATCGATTGACTATACACTGGCGATTACGGGTTATGATCTTTTAAGCGGCGCTGCAAAAACCAATTCGGCAACAAACTTCTTAATCTTGAAAGATTGGAGTGATCGTAAAGCGCCAGATCAGCACTCCGAAGCACTCAGCGGTGCCTTAAACGGTGCTTTTTTTGGTATATCCGATGCAACGGCATTTGCACTCAGCCCTCCACCGATTATGGGGTTAAGTATCTCAGGTGGATTTGAGATGTATTTGCAAGATAGAACCGGTGGATCGCTTCAAGATCTAAGCAATATTGCCAATAAAATCGTGGAAAAAGCGAGTCAACGACCCGAATTAATGATGGTGCGAAACTCACTCAATATGAATATACCACAGTACAAAGTCACGTTGGATCGTGAAAAAGCGAAAGCGATGGGCGTTTCCGTTAGCGATGCGTTTAAAACATTGCAATCAACGTTTGGGTCTTATTATGTGAATGACTTCAACCTTTTCGGTCGTACCTATCAGGTCAATGTTCAATCTGAAACCGACTTTAGAGAAAAACCTGAAGATATGAAAAATGTCTTTGTCAAATCAAGTAGTGGAAAACTCATTCCTCTGAGTTCATTAATCAGTTATGAACGAAGTGTGGGGCCTGACGTTCTTGAGCGTTTTAACGTCTTTACCGCGGCGAAAATTGAGGGTGAACCAAAACCTGGTTATACTTCAGGAGATGCGCTTAGAGCCATCGAAGAAGTCGTCAAAGAGGTTGCTCCTGAGGGTTATGCCACAGGATGGGCAGGAACATCGTTCCAAGAAAAAGAGATGTCAGGTAGTGGCGCACAAGCCTTTATCTTTGGTATCGTCTTTATTTTCTTGATCTTGGCGGCTCAGTATGAGAGGTGGCTTATGCCACTTGCGGTTGTCACCGCGGTTCCTTTTGGAGTCTTTGGTGCGATTGTAGCGGTCTATTTACGAGGGCTTAGCAATGACATCTACTTCCAAATCGGTCTTTTGGTACTCATTGCCTTGTCGGCTAAAAACGCGATTTTGATCGTCGAATTTGCGATGCAAGCCCAAGAGAGAGGCAAATCGATCTTTGATGCAACGCTTGAAGCGGCACGTTTACGTTTCCGCCCGATCGTTATGACCTCACTCGCCTTTACCATTGGTGTTATACCATTGGCTATAAGTTCAGGTGCGGGTGCAGGAAGTCGCCATGCCATTGGTACAGGTGTTATCGGTGGAATGATCGCCGCAACGACGATTGCGATCTTTTTCATTCCACTCTTTTACAACTTACTGGCACAGCTCAATGCAAAATTTAGAAAAAAAGGAGAGCATCATGATGCGTAA
- a CDS encoding efflux transporter outer membrane subunit, with protein sequence MMRNLYALSLATLIFSGCSLSPELNVPTTQFPEAYRADVKNETTYVDAAWWSNYHDEKLTALIEEALANNYDLQTAMANISLARATLSSSTSDRYPSLDLQGSGQRIRSSADTFTSKAHNTYNDFSLSAVLSYELDLWGKYKEAETSSRASLVATYAAKDTVKISLASSVADSYFTLISLYEQLDITNDTIKAREEGLKRNEFKYSVGAISKGTLLSERAELNSVQITKDALEQSILTQQSALAVLVGKSPEAIANFSNDGLPRVLPADVKVPANLPSELLTKRPDIKQAEENLKAANTNIGVARAAYFPSISLSGALGFESTQLSNLMKSKSAMNSFGGSLASPLFNMGKTSSNVASARANKELAEIAYAQTVQQAFQDAYDALNKRHTLTQKLEHQLAYEKNIEQVYLLAQKQYENGYGDYLTLLDAKRNLLSAKLATSQTKQALISSGVSLYKSLGGGWDKEVFERHADTL encoded by the coding sequence ATGATGCGTAATCTCTATGCCCTCTCATTGGCAACGTTAATCTTTAGTGGATGTTCGCTCTCACCCGAGCTGAACGTCCCCACCACCCAGTTTCCAGAAGCCTACCGTGCCGATGTAAAAAATGAAACAACCTATGTGGACGCGGCTTGGTGGAGCAATTATCATGATGAAAAGCTGACCGCTTTGATTGAAGAGGCATTGGCAAATAATTATGATCTTCAAACAGCGATGGCAAATATTTCTTTGGCGCGTGCAACGCTTTCGAGTAGCACATCGGATCGTTACCCAAGCCTTGATCTTCAAGGTTCAGGTCAGCGCATCAGAAGCAGTGCCGATACCTTTACCTCAAAAGCGCACAACACGTACAATGATTTTTCATTGAGCGCGGTACTCAGTTACGAGCTTGATCTCTGGGGAAAATACAAAGAGGCTGAAACCTCTTCACGCGCTTCGTTAGTTGCGACATACGCGGCAAAAGATACCGTGAAGATATCCCTTGCATCCAGTGTGGCGGACAGTTACTTTACGCTGATTAGCCTCTACGAGCAACTCGACATCACCAATGATACGATCAAAGCACGTGAAGAGGGGCTCAAACGCAATGAGTTTAAGTACTCCGTTGGTGCCATTTCTAAAGGAACGCTTTTGTCTGAGCGTGCCGAGCTTAACAGTGTTCAAATCACCAAAGATGCGTTGGAGCAATCTATTTTAACGCAACAAAGTGCGTTAGCCGTTTTGGTGGGAAAATCACCCGAAGCGATTGCAAACTTTAGCAACGATGGATTGCCACGTGTGTTACCCGCTGACGTGAAAGTACCAGCGAATTTGCCATCTGAGCTTTTAACCAAACGTCCTGACATTAAACAAGCCGAAGAGAATCTTAAAGCGGCCAATACGAACATTGGCGTAGCCAGAGCGGCGTATTTTCCCAGCATTAGTCTCTCGGGTGCCCTTGGGTTTGAGAGCACACAGCTTTCCAATCTGATGAAGTCCAAATCAGCGATGAACAGTTTTGGTGGAAGCCTTGCCTCACCACTGTTCAACATGGGCAAAACAAGCTCAAATGTTGCAAGTGCAAGAGCGAACAAAGAGCTTGCAGAGATCGCTTACGCGCAAACCGTGCAACAAGCGTTTCAAGATGCCTATGACGCACTTAATAAACGTCATACGCTCACTCAAAAGCTTGAACATCAACTCGCTTACGAGAAAAACATTGAGCAAGTGTACCTTTTGGCTCAAAAACAGTACGAAAATGGCTATGGCGATTATCTAACGCTTTTAGATGCGAAGCGTAATTTGCTCTCCGCCAAACTCGCAACGTCTCAAACGAAACAAGCCTTGATTAGTTCAGGCGTTTCGCTGTACAAATCCCTCGGCGGTGGCTGGGACAAAGAGGTCTTTGAACGCCACGCGGATACGCTCTAA
- a CDS encoding TIGR03915 family putative DNA repair protein, whose amino-acid sequence MILLYDGSFEGFLSLVYEVYYEKLHVSSIVKKMPETLLFERFHEIFTDEAKARKVLEAITKHFTKEQQRTIFHTVLCDTREYEMALLEYIRIGFKNKKELRNINNTNLFYIQNLEKELLSLVHKMYGFTRFEELEDGTLYVKIETKFNIVPFLGEHFCKRLGNIPFIIHDVKRSLAFVKNDTLREIRSIASFVAPTFSNEEENFKVLWKSFFKAAAVESRYNPKLQQSWVPLLYRTYMSEFQV is encoded by the coding sequence ATGATTTTGCTCTACGATGGCAGTTTTGAAGGGTTTTTGAGCTTGGTCTATGAGGTTTATTATGAAAAGTTACATGTAAGCTCTATTGTCAAAAAAATGCCAGAAACGCTTTTGTTTGAGAGGTTTCATGAAATTTTCACCGATGAAGCCAAAGCACGCAAAGTGCTAGAAGCCATTACCAAACACTTTACCAAAGAGCAACAACGCACCATTTTTCATACGGTTTTATGCGACACAAGAGAGTATGAAATGGCACTTTTGGAGTACATTCGCATCGGATTTAAAAATAAAAAAGAGCTTCGCAACATTAACAACACCAATCTTTTTTACATTCAAAATCTTGAAAAAGAACTGTTGTCTTTGGTACATAAAATGTACGGTTTTACCCGCTTTGAGGAGTTGGAAGATGGCACGCTCTATGTCAAGATTGAAACGAAGTTTAACATTGTCCCTTTTTTGGGCGAGCATTTTTGCAAACGTTTAGGGAACATCCCTTTTATCATCCACGATGTTAAGCGCTCACTTGCGTTTGTGAAAAACGATACACTTCGAGAAATTCGCTCAATCGCTTCCTTTGTTGCCCCAACCTTTTCAAATGAAGAGGAAAATTTTAAAGTATTATGGAAGAGCTTTTTTAAAGCAGCAGCTGTGGAGAGTAGGTACAATCCAAAGCTTCAGCAAAGCTGGGTTCCACTGCTGTATCGTACGTATATGAGTGAATTTCAAGTGTAG
- a CDS encoding putative DNA modification/repair radical SAM protein, whose translation MKLTTEDKLSLLAGSAKYDVSCSSSGSENNYKTGELGCAHNSGICHSFTSDGRCVSLLKVLLTNVCIYDCAYCINRVSNDTPRTAFTPRELADLTINFYKRNYIEGLFLSSGIIKNEDHTMSLLLQTLRILRHEYRFNGYIHVKLIPGASKELIEEATLLAHRVSSNIELPSSKSLALLAPDKTKEKLLSPLKHARGISLQRSAKPISMSTQMIIGATSESDFEILKLSSALYDKALLKRVYYSAYIAVNNHKYLPVPELSKPPLLREHRLYQADWLLRFYGFSYDEILSENQNLDIQFDPKTFWALSNLHLFPIDVNHAPQEILVRIPGIGIRGALKILQARRFKKLCFEDLAQLKISLKKARYFIIAGKDFHRSSSLYTEKIKLALIHQGSNIIQPTLFDTSIYTGEL comes from the coding sequence ATGAAACTAACCACCGAAGATAAACTCTCTCTCTTAGCAGGCAGTGCCAAGTACGACGTCTCATGCTCATCCAGTGGCAGTGAGAACAACTACAAAACAGGCGAGCTTGGTTGTGCGCATAACAGTGGTATTTGCCACAGTTTTACGAGCGATGGACGATGTGTTTCGCTTTTAAAAGTTCTGCTTACCAATGTCTGCATTTACGACTGTGCGTACTGCATCAACCGCGTAAGCAATGACACTCCTCGTACTGCGTTTACACCCAGAGAACTCGCCGATCTTACGATCAATTTTTACAAACGAAACTACATCGAAGGGCTTTTTTTAAGCTCTGGCATCATCAAAAACGAAGACCATACGATGAGTTTACTGCTTCAAACGTTGCGTATCTTGCGCCATGAGTACCGCTTTAACGGCTATATTCATGTCAAACTCATCCCAGGGGCATCCAAAGAGCTCATCGAAGAAGCCACGCTTTTAGCGCATCGCGTCAGCTCCAACATCGAACTTCCAAGTTCTAAAAGCCTCGCCCTACTCGCACCCGATAAAACCAAAGAGAAGCTTCTCTCACCACTCAAACATGCACGTGGCATCAGCCTGCAACGAAGTGCTAAGCCTATTTCGATGAGCACACAGATGATTATCGGCGCAACGAGTGAAAGCGATTTTGAGATCCTCAAACTCTCTTCAGCACTCTATGATAAAGCGCTGCTAAAACGAGTCTATTACTCCGCGTACATTGCGGTCAATAACCATAAATATCTGCCTGTTCCTGAGCTCTCCAAACCACCTTTGCTTCGTGAACACAGGCTCTATCAAGCCGATTGGTTATTGCGTTTTTACGGCTTTTCGTACGATGAGATTTTGAGTGAAAACCAAAATCTAGACATTCAGTTTGACCCCAAAACCTTTTGGGCTCTCTCCAATCTTCATCTTTTTCCCATTGATGTTAACCATGCGCCCCAAGAGATTCTGGTACGCATTCCGGGTATTGGCATCCGTGGAGCGCTGAAAATCTTGCAAGCGAGACGGTTTAAGAAGCTCTGCTTTGAAGACCTTGCTCAGCTTAAAATATCGCTCAAGAAAGCGCGTTATTTTATCATCGCAGGCAAAGATTTTCACAGAAGTTCTAGTTTGTATACCGAAAAAATAAAACTCGCCCTCATTCATCAAGGTTCCAACATCATTCAGCCTACCTTGTTCGACACCTCCATCTACACAGGGGAGTTGTGA
- a CDS encoding NAD(P)H-dependent oxidoreductase: MQNDFTKAMDFRHACKIFDETKKISEDQMHFILEAGHKSPSSFGMEPWKFLVITNEALKAKLRPVCWDQPQVTTSSHLVVILAAIDAVKVESGIPMKRFARREMPQEKKDFYINLYANHLKETLSSDANVYAWTARQCYIAAGNMMTAAAYIGIDSCPIEGFEKEKVEAVLELDTSKYQVAMVLPFGYRINPQSTQLRVPFNEAVEFIK; this comes from the coding sequence ATGCAAAACGACTTTACCAAAGCGATGGACTTTCGCCACGCGTGCAAGATTTTTGATGAAACCAAAAAGATCAGCGAAGATCAAATGCACTTCATCCTAGAAGCCGGTCACAAATCGCCCTCTTCATTTGGCATGGAGCCGTGGAAGTTTTTGGTCATTACCAATGAAGCGCTTAAAGCCAAACTTCGCCCCGTCTGTTGGGATCAGCCCCAAGTAACGACTAGTTCGCATCTTGTGGTCATTTTAGCGGCGATTGACGCGGTTAAAGTCGAGAGTGGCATACCTATGAAGCGTTTTGCACGACGTGAAATGCCCCAAGAGAAAAAAGACTTTTATATCAATTTGTATGCCAATCACCTCAAAGAGACGCTTAGTTCAGATGCCAATGTTTATGCGTGGACAGCGCGTCAATGCTACATCGCGGCTGGCAACATGATGACCGCTGCGGCATATATTGGTATTGATTCATGCCCAATTGAAGGATTTGAAAAAGAGAAAGTTGAAGCGGTTTTAGAATTGGATACGAGCAAATACCAAGTGGCGATGGTACTTCCTTTTGGCTACCGTATCAACCCACAATCCACACAACTTCGTGTACCGTTTAATGAAGCGGTTGAGTTTATCAAATAA
- a CDS encoding NAD(P)H-dependent oxidoreductase, with protein sequence MDKKQLFLEAMNFRHACKLFTEKKIPAEDLEFILEAGRLSPSSFGVEQWKFVVVQNEALKKEIENVSWNQKQISTCSDLLIILARKDVRSSDAYTIKQLKRWGLAENDFKGFLGIYHGWVDGRDDHTIEMWSEKQCYIAAGNMMTAAASIGIDSCPIEGFEYQKVDALLGIDTSVYQSALVIPFGYRAAEQRGKHRLSFDEVVEFKK encoded by the coding sequence ATGGATAAAAAACAGCTTTTTTTAGAAGCAATGAACTTTCGTCACGCATGCAAGCTTTTCACTGAGAAAAAAATACCCGCAGAAGATTTGGAATTTATTTTAGAAGCAGGGCGTTTGAGTCCTAGTTCGTTTGGGGTTGAGCAGTGGAAATTTGTCGTCGTTCAAAATGAAGCGCTCAAAAAAGAGATCGAAAACGTCTCATGGAATCAAAAACAGATCTCAACGTGCAGCGATCTTCTCATCATCCTAGCGCGCAAAGATGTGCGAAGTAGCGATGCTTATACTATCAAACAGCTCAAACGTTGGGGTTTAGCTGAGAATGACTTTAAAGGATTTCTTGGTATTTACCACGGTTGGGTTGATGGCAGAGATGACCATACGATTGAGATGTGGAGCGAAAAACAGTGCTACATCGCGGCAGGAAACATGATGACGGCTGCTGCGAGCATCGGTATTGATTCATGTCCGATTGAAGGGTTTGAGTACCAAAAAGTCGATGCACTTTTGGGCATTGATACTTCTGTGTACCAAAGTGCTTTAGTGATTCCTTTTGGGTACCGTGCGGCAGAGCAAAGAGGCAAACATCGCTTGAGTTTTGACGAAGTTGTAGAGTTTAAAAAATAA
- a CDS encoding ABC1 kinase family protein, with product MSEAQLNVVLSRAFTPMPFEHFDSIPLASASIGQVHEAWIDGVKVAVKIRRLDIEKRVRADIVIISFFNRLFRPLFSHYTKNSIEAVIGEFSKMILQEVNMTTELHNLQKFSSVYASSGILFPTPFVEYCSEDALVMSYEEGFRFDDKERLKKENIDFRAIIGKLISFYTEQMLLRGYFHADPHPGNLLITPKGELVLLDFGMVKSIPNQTRIAIIELLKAANEKDYELYISASKRLGTVAYEAPVSELALLSERMFEIFGNENLSSESMQKLALDVLGSTRDLPFKLPQEAIYILRVSAIIEGLGTTYIENFNGIKDILPILQENIPKALGMDGGILESLIKEFKSLPLTLHHLKSSIKQISDGEFKVELSLSQLEWLKKELKQYLKPFMLGIILLLSALFTLMYDPALKEVALVLFTLGLARIIF from the coding sequence ATGTCTGAGGCGCAGTTAAATGTAGTACTCTCTCGTGCGTTTACGCCCATGCCTTTTGAGCATTTTGACTCTATTCCTCTTGCTTCTGCGTCCATTGGTCAAGTGCATGAAGCGTGGATAGACGGCGTAAAAGTTGCTGTGAAGATTCGGCGTTTGGACATTGAAAAACGCGTCCGTGCCGATATTGTGATTATCTCGTTTTTCAACCGACTCTTTAGACCTCTATTTTCACACTACACGAAAAATTCTATTGAAGCGGTGATTGGTGAGTTTTCAAAGATGATTCTGCAAGAGGTCAATATGACCACCGAGCTTCACAACCTTCAAAAATTCTCTTCCGTGTACGCATCTTCAGGCATTTTATTTCCAACACCTTTTGTGGAGTATTGCAGTGAAGATGCGCTGGTCATGAGTTACGAAGAGGGTTTTCGCTTTGACGATAAAGAGCGTTTGAAAAAAGAAAATATTGATTTTAGAGCGATTATTGGCAAACTTATCTCTTTTTACACCGAGCAAATGCTCCTTCGTGGCTATTTCCATGCTGATCCACACCCTGGCAATCTGCTCATTACGCCCAAGGGAGAGCTTGTTTTACTTGATTTTGGTATGGTGAAATCCATCCCGAATCAGACCCGTATCGCCATTATTGAGCTTCTAAAAGCCGCTAATGAGAAAGATTATGAACTGTACATTAGTGCGAGTAAGCGCCTTGGAACCGTTGCGTATGAAGCGCCTGTGAGTGAATTGGCACTTTTAAGTGAGCGCATGTTTGAGATCTTTGGCAATGAAAATCTAAGCTCTGAGAGTATGCAAAAACTTGCCTTAGATGTACTAGGTTCCACCCGTGACCTGCCGTTTAAATTGCCACAAGAAGCCATTTATATTTTACGTGTAAGTGCGATTATTGAAGGATTGGGGACAACGTACATTGAAAATTTTAACGGCATTAAAGATATTTTGCCCATTTTGCAAGAGAATATTCCCAAAGCGCTCGGCATGGATGGGGGGATTTTGGAGAGCTTGATTAAAGAGTTTAAGTCACTTCCACTGACACTTCACCATCTCAAATCGTCTATTAAACAGATCAGCGATGGCGAGTTTAAGGTTGAACTCTCTCTTTCACAGTTAGAGTGGCTCAAAAAAGAGTTAAAACAGTACCTAAAACCCTTTATGTTGGGAATCATACTGCTACTCAGCGCGCTGTTTACGCTGATGTACGACCCCGCACTCAAAGAGGTCGCACTGGTTTTATTCACACTAGGATTAGCGCGAATTATTTTTTAA
- a CDS encoding cryptochrome/photolyase family protein — protein MKKVLWFRRDLRVHDSMLLAIEGEVLPIFIFDTNILNALEKNDKRVSFIFEQVLKLKTDLKALGLDLALFYGTPLEVFTCLKTLGVSEVYASVDYDSYAKERDAKIAEMLSFHSLNDCYLFEPNEVLKKDGSPYLVFTPYYRACQALYTKFYALEYNKAEQSLVNFDCNALWCIQDGVKTALHVKLESIGFASLHVNILSPEKALEIFTCKVDAYAEKRDFLDEDATSHLSVHLRFGTISIREVVRFLVYLKQQGHATEPFFRQLIFREFYAYLLFHFPKLAWENYKYAPPISNDEDAYTRFISAQTGYPLIDAAVTELLTTGLMHNRARMVVGSFFTKHLMLPWQKGEAFFAKYLLDYDASANILSWQWCAGTGIDPQPYFRIFNPYAQSLKFDREADYIKRFLPQLHDIPASCLHKETYLMSHDITGYPKPLIGHESARKRFLSEFSRTH, from the coding sequence ATGAAAAAAGTCCTCTGGTTTAGACGCGATCTGCGTGTTCATGACTCGATGCTTTTAGCGATAGAGGGTGAGGTTTTACCCATTTTTATTTTCGATACGAACATTTTAAATGCTCTTGAGAAGAATGACAAAAGAGTCTCTTTTATTTTTGAGCAGGTGCTTAAACTCAAAACCGATCTTAAAGCACTGGGGCTTGACCTTGCGCTCTTTTACGGAACGCCTTTGGAAGTTTTTACCTGCCTCAAAACATTAGGGGTTAGTGAGGTTTATGCCAGTGTGGATTATGACAGCTATGCCAAAGAGCGTGATGCTAAAATCGCTGAGATGCTAAGCTTTCACTCTCTTAATGATTGCTACCTTTTTGAGCCAAACGAAGTCCTTAAAAAAGACGGCTCACCTTACCTTGTTTTCACCCCCTATTATCGTGCTTGTCAAGCGCTTTACACAAAATTTTACGCATTAGAATACAATAAAGCCGAACAAAGCCTTGTAAACTTTGACTGCAACGCGCTTTGGTGCATTCAAGATGGCGTAAAAACAGCTTTACATGTAAAGCTAGAAAGCATAGGGTTTGCGTCTTTACATGTAAACATTTTAAGTCCCGAAAAGGCGCTCGAAATCTTTACATGTAAAGTGGATGCGTATGCAGAAAAACGTGATTTTTTAGACGAAGATGCTACGTCACATTTGAGCGTTCATCTGCGGTTTGGAACGATTTCGATTCGTGAAGTCGTACGCTTTTTAGTGTATCTCAAACAACAAGGACACGCAACAGAGCCCTTTTTTAGACAGCTAATTTTTCGTGAATTTTATGCTTATTTGCTCTTTCATTTCCCCAAACTCGCATGGGAAAATTACAAATACGCTCCTCCCATTTCCAATGATGAAGATGCCTATACACGATTTATATCGGCGCAAACGGGCTATCCACTCATCGATGCGGCGGTTACTGAACTGCTGACAACAGGGTTGATGCACAACCGTGCTCGCATGGTGGTGGGGTCATTTTTTACGAAGCATTTAATGTTGCCATGGCAAAAAGGAGAGGCATTTTTTGCGAAATATCTTTTGGATTATGACGCGTCGGCAAACATCCTTTCTTGGCAATGGTGCGCAGGCACTGGCATCGATCCACAGCCCTATTTTCGTATCTTTAATCCTTATGCTCAGTCGTTAAAGTTTGATCGAGAAGCTGACTACATCAAGCGCTTTTTGCCACAACTTCACGATATTCCAGCTTCGTGTCTGCACAAAGAGACGTACTTGATGAGCCATGACATCACAGGCTATCCAAAGCCTCTCATTGGGCATGAAAGTGCGCGAAAACGGTTTTTAAGTGAGTTTTCGCGCACCCATTAA